The genome window GCAGTATCATAGTCACATTGCCCTCGGCTCGCTTTAGCAGTCCAGTCGCCTGTAAAAGTATACGTTATTCGCTGTATCGCTGATCTCGTAATATTAGCTATTGATTTACTTCATCGTAGTTGGACTCGAGTGTCACATCCTGGTTAACCGCCAACAGCATGTCACCCACTTTGATGCCCGCCTGGAAGGTtgatatttaaagtatttaactTGCAGCAAGGTTTTTCCACTTACCGCCTCGGCATTGGAACCCTCCCGTAAATCGGAAACGAAGATACCGTTGCCCACCTCGACGTGCTTGCCGTAGATGACCATGATGCCCAAGAAGCCCTCCTTGCGCACTTGCACTGTGCGTGCTTTAGGGAACTGATCAAATAAGAACTTGGTCTGCAAGATGGAAGATCTTAATGGTTTTTGAAAGAGTAAAAGACTATTCAAGCCTTGCCTCATCGCTGGAAGTGGGGAACTTCTTGATGGGCTTCACACACATGCCCTCGTCGTTCGGCTTGCGACGCGATGTGATCAGGACGAGCTTCTCGCCCTCAACATTCTTGAACACAGCCGTGGCATTCAAGTGGCAGCGATTCTTTAGTACATTGCCGTTAACCTCGACAATCTCGTCACCTGGCTTCACATCCACGTTGGCCAGCATTCCTTTGGGATCGACACCCGCAATGAAACAGGCCATTTTCTGGCGATCCTTGTGACCGGCTAGCGCGATGCCCAGCGGTATATTGGCCTGACGTTCGAACTCGATGCGTCGCAGATCCTTCATCATGTTATAGCGCTTGTTGATCTTGGCCATCGTGTAGCCAAACTCATCCTCCTGCTCCTTGTCGCGTTCCTTCTCCTGTTTGTTCAGCTTGCAGTTGCCAGCAGAGGCGCGATCAATCTGCGCAGCGAAAGAACTTTTTAGCAATATGTTTGCAATTGATATCCAAAATATACTCGCCTCGTATCCTGCTTCGGTGCGTATGCGTCCGGTCATGTCGCGGGTATCCTCATCGTCCTCGTCGTAGTGGGTTGGCACGTGTTTGACTCGCTGCGATGCCGAGAAGGTTGCATTGCGCTTTGGATCGTTGCGAACAGTCGGTTGTCTGCCCGCTCCCATGGTGCCCATGTTACCCATATTGTTGTTGGGTGTTTGCTCTAGGAGTAGGATGATTCCGAGTCTCATCAGATGCCTCTTTTAATCTTCAAACTTACCTTGATTGAACTTATTCTTTGCCTGCATATAGCCATTGCTGCGTGGATCATTTTTGTTAGACTCTTCGCTCTTGTCGAACGTTTGTATCTCCAGATCGATCTTATAGTCCGCCTCCTTGATGAGATCAATGACCGCCTGTTCCGTGGAGTTCCGCACATCCTTGCCATTCAGCGAGAGAATCCTATCACCAACCTGCGAATACGTCGCTGTTATTCCATGTTTCTTGGCAGTTGTCACACACTTACTGACCTTTAATTTCGCACAGAGATGCGCTGGACTATCGGGCACGATTCCCTTTATAAAAATACCCGTCGTTTTCGTATTCGGCGAATCCTTCACCTCACCCCGCACAATGCAAATGCCGAATGATTTCTTGCCCGTTTTATCCAACGTCACCATATGAATGTGCTCTGCAGGGGGTTGatccaaaataataaataaaggaTTATAAGGAAAAATGggaatatatcaaatatttttattattcataagTTTTATGAAAgtttatattatagtatatgagCAGTATGCAATTTGttaatatgaattattttccaattttcattGTCACGCAcgttattttatttcataacaTTGCTAATAATTATATCAACAACCAGAAATAAATACAGCTGATacactaaaatattataaaactttaattttaatattaaattaatagaaaCTTCGAAATTTTAgtttcatattaaataataaacataacaaaattattatttgctaattattttaatataatataatttcattataaatgtGATGTGATGCACTGCTTTAAAAttcaatcatttttttttctaattaaatgctttatggaaattttaaatttcaaaattttggaaaaggCCAATTAAATTAGGGCAGCCAGAATTATATTATATCTCCATTAAAAATGAATGTAGGCCAATGTTAAAATACGGATCTCCAAAACtttgttatttaaaagaaaGCGGTAAATAATTTCGAAAGTTTTGTAATTGCATATCCCTTTCATCTTTAAGTTTTCAGCTGGTAAAACTTAATAAAACTTTGAGTCCTTAAACCAAAACATCTTGATATTGACCAACACATTATGTATTCATATTGGCAGATCCAGCAAATTGTATAATCcaattagaaaaaaataactttaaagctgctaaaaaagtatttcactTTATCTTCACTTAATTGCAAGTTTTAATCAATTATAAACACGAATTTGTGCACAATTAGTGTTTACATGTATGCTCAATGTCAGCTTGTTTTATATAATCCTTGATTTAATTAGATTGTTATTGcacatttgaatttgaagtACTGACCACCGCCGCCGGCACCGGGATTCCCTTGGAATTGAACCATATTTAGTGAATAAATTTATTCGTGTTGAAAGGTTTCAAGCGATAAACATTAAATATCGAGTTATAAGTTagtttttgtaaattattttatttttttagtttctaGTTGTGAGCTTTTTGCAGTGAGCCCATTGAAAATCGCGCCTAAACTGATTTTACAATTAGCCGTCTGGCATTCTTGCTAACTGACTTAGTGGTCATTCTATTTTGAGTCTGATTTTCGTATCGATTACACTGCCCAACAAAGTGGGGGGGCTTTGCACAGTGGTGCCGGATATAATGGCAATTCGTCTTGCGATGTAAATTTGTGCTTTGTTGGTCAGTGTTATTGATTTGGCAAGAGTATTTCACATTGGCTTCAATTGCATTGAGTAACTTTCGCTGTTTGTTGCGGTAACTTGACAGTTATGACGcaacgtacacacacacacacacacagttatgCACGCATGTGGACACATTGGTGGGTAAAGCAGTCATAACATTTGAGACCACACGATGGCAAAGACTGTGTCCAGTTGCGGGCATCTTTATTGGCcatattacaatattaatttgtCTGCCCCTTTGCCAATTTGTCTTGCAGTCGTGCGATGGAAAACTCAGCACTCCACACCGAATGGAAGCCCATCAAGTGCATTTGGCCAAATGCCCATCGATTTTAGCCATTTCTCTGTTTTCATGTAATAAACACAGCAAGTGCAACATGCACAAAAGAAGAGACACATATGTGAATGCGTAagacaatatataatatgtatgtgtgctcCAACTACTAAGGACAACTCGCTAATGGTGGATGGGATCGTTGTAATTACGGGTATTCGTTATGagaatgaatttaatttgtctgCACAACTTAAATGCATAATCaagatttgcattttaatgctCAGCcaaagggggaaggggaatggAGTGAGAAACTGGGCAACAAAGCTACGCAAACATTTCCATTAAATACTCCAAAGGAActgaaatatgaatattactcgaagcgaagcgaagcaaaGCCGGGGAGAAAcgcaatgcaaaaatgtaGAGTAAACAGTGGAGACGTTCAAAGAGCGGGAATTACTTGCTTATGGCACTGAATGGAGTGGAAGGGAAGAGAAGGGAGTAAAATGCGAGGGACTGGGGAAACGatgttgaaaattaatttcataataaaaaagcGTAAGGAAACCCATTTGATAAAACAATTTCCTTTTTGCCTCCCAACAGTCATGTTTTGTTAGTAAAGTAAATTCAAAAGAGAACAGTaaaagcagcggcagcagcagtagcaataacaacaaaaacaaaaacacacagcaaagcaaaaagcaaaaatatggCAATGAGCTTAACTTTCAGCGCTGCACGCATCCGCAGCGGCAAATGGCGGCCTCAGTTTCATCTCTCACATTCCTGTTCTCCCCTTCTTCCTTTGCTCATTGCGCTGCGCTCTCGACGTCGCTGCGCTgcctgctgtcgctgttgctgtcgcatGGCAGAGCTGAATGCTGATTGGCTAGACGTTTGGCTGCTGGCACGCCTTTTGCAATGGCCGCTGTCAGCATGCGATTGTGTGAGGCAGAGAAGGAAAGAGAGTGTGTGTTCTGCACTGTGCTTCGCACTCGCCTGGCAGCATCCTCTATGTattcaagtgtgtgtgcttgtgtgcgCTGCGTCGCAGTCGGCGCATGGTTGTTGCGACGATTTAGTTAACTGAAGtgatttttgtattgtttgctgtcacacacatacatacacattgaGACAACAGCATCGCGCTATGCTCTTATGTAAGTAGCTACACGtgtatgttgtatgtatgcctgctaatatgtatgtatgtgaccGTGTGTTCGTGtgctcgtgtgtgtgtgtgtgaatccGTTGTTGACTTGTTCTTGTGTTGTACTTACATGCAGTTATATCAAATTGCTAATAATCGTTTAGCAGCCACTTCTGAGTGCGTCCtggaaatgaataaaaattacaGTTTTTGCGCAAAAACACTTCAGAGCGGCAAAAAGCCGTTACactcggtatatttcaatattgcTGCCGCTTGAAATACACATTCATAATCACCTCGAGAGGCGCTTTAATAAGCTGAGATTATGATTCAAGCGAGcaagtgaaaaaaaagaaatcctATTGATTACGTACTCTATAAACATGTTGCtttatctttttatatttaaactataatacattgtttatatttgtagtatttgaatatatttataagtataagttaaataataaatacccTTTAATTTAGCTTTACTGGAAGATGAAAGTGATGTTTGACTTAAATCATAAAgctttaagaaaatatttcgctacatcaaatttgtttgattaactattatttaaaatataaaaagtctAAGCCTGTACAGctgctatattttttttctttttagaaGGTAacacataatataaataaaaaacataatttttaaaatatactatgcgTCGTAAAATATACTATCACGAGCCAATATTAGAGAAGTGTTCCCACTAAATTCGTGTCATTGTAGAAActaagataaataaataattatttaaattgctttctGAATTTAATGCGAAGtttattttctgatttttttttaatttttagcaGAATAGAATTCTTTTCCGATAAGTTTTCTTGTTGGTAATATAATAAAGATGAACACGATGTTTAGATGGACGATAACTTTTATTAGCAAACAGGAAAAACTTTTCATATTTCGAGCAACAACTTTCGGCCAAGACTTTTCATTATCTGGACAATGTTAAACCCAAAACACTTTCGAGCTGACAACGTGAAACGTATTTAAACAGGCAACAGGCAGTAagcgaacaaaacaaaagagaaaaagatgaggaaaataaaatcgaaatggaAACGTAGTCGTAAAAGTGAAGCTACTGAATACTCTCACGACAGACGAGGACATCAACAAACAATTACGCGTACATGTGTACGAGTCGTATAAGGATAAGCCAGGACTCTCTCGCAGGACTCGCAGGACTGTGGAATGGCATGCCCCGTGGTATGGATTATGGATATTTGTGTTTACTACGGATCTAATGGGCTCATAACTTTTGAAATGCGAACGTGATAGAGCAAATAATGGTGCCCACATAAATGGCATTGGCACTGCTCCTCCCCTCTTCCTTTCCCTTCCCTCATCTGTTATCTCTCGCTTCCTGTTGAGTGTCGTCGCAGTGCGCACTTgtatctgaatctgaatcctGTATTCGTAGTATCTGCAACTGTTTGTAATCACAACTGCATACAAACATTGTCgcagtttttattttggtcAATTTTACGTGAACCAGAGGGAGATTTGTATGTTGTGTGCTGTCAACATTAGaactcaatttaaatgacaacgCGTAAACAAATAATTGTCCTTttcggcacacacacacacacacatacacgcaggCACACAGGATCCGAAGCGTCCCTTAGCTCGAGTGCGCCTCAAAAAGTTCACTCGCACGGTAGTAAGTTATTCAAATATTGAGTTTTTAACTCGCTGCCAACAACCACCAAGGACACTAAGAGGCCCAC of Drosophila nasuta strain 15112-1781.00 chromosome 3, ASM2355853v1, whole genome shotgun sequence contains these proteins:
- the LOC132791570 gene encoding inactivation-no-after-potential D protein; translation: MVQFQGNPGAGGGEHIHMVTLDKTGKKSFGICIVRGEVKDSPNTKTTGIFIKGIVPDSPAHLCAKLKVGDRILSLNGKDVRNSTEQAVIDLIKEADYKIDLEIQTFDKSEESNKNDPRSNGYMQAKNKFNQEQTPNNNMGNMGTMGAGRQPTVRNDPKRNATFSASQRVKHVPTHYDEDDEDTRDMTGRIRTEAGYEIDRASAGNCKLNKQEKERDKEQEDEFGYTMAKINKRYNMMKDLRRIEFERQANIPLGIALAGHKDRQKMACFIAGVDPKGMLANVDVKPGDEIVEVNGNVLKNRCHLNATAVFKNVEGEKLVLITSRRKPNDEGMCVKPIKKFPTSSDETKFLFDQFPKARTVQVRKEGFLGIMVIYGKHVEVGNGIFVSDLREGSNAEAAGIKVGDMLLAVNQDVTLESNYDEATGLLKRAEGNVTMILLTLKSEESIKAEKEVEEKKKEEAKKEEEKPQEPATAEIKPNKKVLIEVKVDKKPLGVVVTGGKNNHVRTGCVITHIYPEGALAADNRLKIFDHICDINGVAVHCESLTTLKVHQLFHVTYEKTVNFTVYRADPPELEKFNVDFMKKSGKELGLSLTPNERGCTISDMIQGQYPEIDNKLQRGDIITKFNGDSLEGCTFPVCYALFKGANGKISMEVTRPKPTLRTEAPK